In Syngnathus scovelli strain Florida chromosome 16, RoL_Ssco_1.2, whole genome shotgun sequence, the genomic stretch TTAGAGCACATTAATGAAAAACTGAGCAGAAAATGATATAAATGAACACaagatatataatatttttaaattatttatccCCCCAGAAGAGGTAATCGGCCCACCAGAAACAACATTGAAGGCAATAAGATTATTGTTTTGGGTCATTCAAGTCATATATGTTTGTTTCGCTataatgtttttgtatttttggccTTCATGGCGCAGGGGCACTGAAGATCTGCCCCTCAACGATCAATACAAAGCTCTTAAATGTGTGTATCTTATCTGATAGCAATACCTGTTAAATGTTTGTCTTGTGTCTTGAGTTAAAGCAGTCGTCCTGCAGCAATATTCTTTTACCAAGGTGcttcttttcaaatattttataaatgtaCTGTACGCAGTGTTGTGTGTCTTTTACTCTGTAGGCTAACGTCTACTTGAGGAACTTGTTACCAGCAGCAATACGGAAATAAAGCCATCAACTAAAactgtctgtgtttttatttgtaaaaCCTTCAGCagcgatcagggttggacggggAGAAAATAATAGGCCCTGACATTGATGACTGAGACAGGCCTCTCATAAATACTAGAGTAAAAATGATGAGTTATTTGTGTACATTCCCCTCAAGAGAATTTATTTCAGTATTATCCAAAGCCCACTTTAAATTATTGCAGTTAAGTGTAGTACATAGTATGTAGCATGTTCAGGTACAGTAGGCTATAAAATTTTGACAAAATTATTTGTTGTACGTGTTCTCAAATTACTATTATTACGTTTTGCATGCAGCCattcttattttaaaaaaatatattattcaaaTTACATTAAGTTATGATTGTAGACATAAAATGACCTAATCCTTCTTTCAAAATAATAGTCTGCGTTCTGTAACTCACCACTCGTTACGAAGGGGGCGACAGTGAGTACGCTAGAGTGATTATTCGCTGTTTTAGCAAACGAAGAAAAAAAGAGACCGGAAGTGGCGTTTCATACGCATGGCGCTATTTGGAAAATAGAATAACTTGCTAGGAGCTAAACGTATTTCTTCTTATAATTTTGTGCATCGTGCGTCATTCCTTTGCTGTAGCAGAATACAGGTAAATATGCCTTCTCAATTAGATTATAAATTCATAGTAGAAAACTAGCATTGCTCTATTACAACCTTAACGTAACGCTAACGTTGTTTCGGGTGTCATTCATTCTTTACCTCGCTAGCCGGCTAGGATGCTAATTGTGTACTGAAATCATATTTTGCTAAATTCAGAAATGTGGGGGGTAATATCTGCACCTTTTCAGAAATGCAAATGACGCATACTTATTTGACTAGTGAATACTACATCTCGAATGTGATGTAATGTAAATACTGAAGCTAAATTAGCATTAGCCGCATAGTAAAGTTACAATATCTTGAGTAACAGTAACTTCATAAATTAAGGTTTAAATTTTGGTTAGCTGGTCGAATGACACTTACTGGTGTATTTAAAATTTAGAGAGTCTTTTTTATATTCGAGCTTCAGTTTTGTCATATATCTGTTTACATCGTCATTGTGGTATTTATATTATGTATATTCAACTAACATTATAAATTTCTTGGCTAAGTTCTCTGTCAAATGGAGGCTGATCTGTACGACGAATTTGGCAACTACATTGGTCCAGAGCTCGActctgacgatgatgatgagaaCGACTTGGATGCAGAGGACCGAGATGGAGATGAGGTGTTGTGTTGCTCTTGTTTTGATAGAATGTGTCAAACAGTATTGTAACAACATGTCCTCTTTCTGGTGCAGGGCAACGTggaagatgatgatgagccGGCCGATGCCGACGAGGATGTGCCCGGCATGGAAGTGGTACTGCATGAGGACAAGAAGTACTATCCGACTGCCGAGGAGGTGTACGGGCCAGAAGTGGAAACCATCGTCCAGGAGGAGGACATGCAACCTCTCACAGGTTACAGATGAGAGACTTGATACTCAATTTTGACTCACCAACATTTGGGGGGTTTGTTATTGTGTTTGTAGCggcatataaatatatactttgTGATTCATTTCAACCTCTTCCATCATTTTATGTACTCAACATTCCTCTCTTGCCGTCCAATCAGAGCCCATCATCAAGCCAGTGCGACACAAGCAGTTCACCCTGATGGAGCAGGAATTACCAACTACAGTTTACGACATGGAGTGAGTAATGATAGCTAAGCAATTATTCAAATAGCTCAAAACATTATTGCCGTAAAGTACAATGAAGAAGGAAGagtaaataaagaaatatagaAAGATTTCTATTCTGGAAAATGCTCATATTTGTCAGCATGTGCTTTAGTCATCTCCAATTGTCATTAAACTCATTCAACCAGATTCCTTGCCGACCTAATGGATAGTCCTGAGCTGATCCGTAACGTCACCTTGTGTGGTCACCTCCACCATGGCAAGGTGAGACTATTCTCGCCATCTGTGTGcccaaaaaaacccaacatATACTCTCTGAGACAAACCCGACGTAAcatttctttgttttccttttaaGACTTGCTTTGTGGACTGTCTGATTGAGCAAACACACCCGGAGATCAGGAAGAGAGACGACATAGATGTGAGTTTGCCATCCGTAATAAGTGCTCACCTAAATTTCTGTCTAATGACTGCAGACTAACACCTTGCTTATCCTTTCAGCTCCGGTACACAGACATCCTCTTTACTGAACAGGAGGTGAGCGTGACATTTTAGAAAAATGAACCCGTGTCACAATGAATGTgaatattgttttgtttgcatttcacAGAGAGGCGTAGGCATCAAGAGCACGCCTGTCACAATGGTGCTGCCTGATTCCAGAGGCAAATCCTACCTGTTGAACATCATGGACACGCCAGGTACTCCACCTTCATATTGTGACATCACCATCAAATAGTCAACACCTTCCGTTTCCCCAAACAGGTCACGTCAACTTCTCCGACGAGGTCACATCCAGCATCCGCATCTCGGACGGCATCGTCCTCTTCATCGACGCGGCCGAAGGAGTACGTCGTCATGCCGCACCGGTGGCAGCCATTTTGAGAGCTGTTCATATGACTCACAGTGTTGTTGGACTGCAGGTGATGCTGAACACGGAGCGGCTGATCAAGCACGCCGTCCAGGAGCGCATGGCCATCACCATCTGCATCAATAAGGTGGACCGGCTCATCGTGGAGCTCAAGCTGCCGCCCACGGACGCCTATTACAAACTCCGCCACATTGTGGACGAAGTCAACGGTCTGCTCAAGTAAGCGGCCGTCGCACTATAAACATCCCGTGACGTCACGGCGTGTTCATTAGTGCCGCTTTTCTCCTCCAGCACATACTCCACCGATGAGAACCTGGTGGTTTCTCCTCTCTTGGGCAACGTGTGCTTTGCTAGTTCCCAGTACAGCATCTGTTTCACCCTCGGCTCCTTTGCAAAGATCTACGCTGACACTTACGGTGAGATGGCTGCACACCAACACTCGAACAAGCCTCCTTTCTTAtgagtgtgtgtttatttgcagGTGACGTCAATTACACTGAATTTTCCAAGAGACTCTGGGGGGACAtttattttaaccccaaaacgtGAGTGTTAACCTAATATTTGACATTTAAATTTACATTTTCTCaagtctttttgtgtgtgtttttttgtctgtgtgtcATTTAGGCACAAGTTCACTAAGAAAGCTCCCACCAGTAACTCCCAGCGCAGTTTTGTAGAGTTTGTCCTGGAGCCACTCTACAAAATCCTTTCACAGGTTGGGTACAATATCTCAGAAAAGCCCACGAGGTCCAATTTTCCTAAAGCCGCCTTTTTGTTTAGGTGGTGGGAGACGTGGACACGTCCCTCCCCAGGGTTCTAGATGAACTCGGGGTCCACCTGAGCAAAGAAGAACTGAAGCTAAATATCAGGCCGCTGTTGAGGCTGGTGTGCAACCGTTTCTTTGGAGACTTTACTGgtatgttgcttttttttttttttttttaataaagaaaGTTGGTCATATGTGACAAACATAAGCCACACTACTATCAGACTAATAATATGTTATATTTATGACCTGCCTCTGCAGGCTTGGTGGACATGTGTGTGCAGCACATCCCTTCACCACAGGAGGGCGCTCGGAACAAGATAGAGCACACTTATACTGGAGGTCTCGACTCTGACTTAGGGGAGGCCATGGCTGAGTGTGACCCTGAAGTGAGTTTTTATGAGCGATTTGTAAAGGTGCAAAAtagaaacattaaaaaaaagcgcAAGATTCCTCAGAATTTTAATACAAGCACATCAAACatctttaattaatttaatctaaGCCTTTCTTTGCATCTCCTTGTTCAGGGTCCTCTGATGTGCCACACCACCAAGATGTACAGCACAGAGGACGGCGTTCAGTTCCACGCCTTTGGCCGCGTGCTGAGCGGAACCATCCAGGCGGGCCAGCCCGTCAAGGTGTTAGGCGAGAACTACACcctggaggatgaggaggattcCCAAGTCTGCACCGTCGGTCGGCTCTGGATTTCCGTCGCCAGGTGCGCTTCGGGGATTTGGACTTTTTAAAGTTGGAGTCGATGTTTTATGAATGAAATCCCACCTGCTCCATATTTTGAAGATATCAAATTGAAGTGAATCGAGTCCCAGCCGGCAACTGGGTGCTCATCGAGGGATGTGACCAGCCCATCGTCAAAACTGCCACTATCACAGAGCCCCGAGGGAACGAGGAGGTCAGACTCCCCCGACGCTAACAAACGGCGGTTAAGCTTAAATACAAACCAATGTCACCATCAACTTCTCGCTTTCGCTTCAGGCTCAGATTTTCAGGCCGTTGAAGTTCAACACAGCGTCTGTGATCAAAATCGCAGTGGAGCCCGTTAACCCGTCAGAGTTGCCCAAGATGTTGGACGGGCTGCGTAAGGTCAACAAGAGTTACCCCTCCCTCACCACAAAGGTGCGTCACATTAGTCAAGTAGTTGTGCCGGTGTCTCCAGATGGAGCAGCTTTGTGCTGAATATGTGTTCTTGTGTATGTCTTCATAGGTGGAGGAGTCAGGAGAGCACGTTATTTTGGGCACAGGGGAGCTCTACCTGGACTGTGTCATGCACGACCTGCGCAAGATGTATTCTGAGATTGACATTAAAGTAATTGAGATTCAGTTGTGCCGTATCCCCGGGGttctttttgcttttattttgagacAAATCTCTTCATGTCCGTAGGTTGCCGACCCAGTGGTGACTTTCTGCGAAACGGTCGTGGAGACGTCGTCTTTAAAGTGTTTTGCTGAGACGCCGAATAAAAAGTGAGTATTGGTTTCACGCTCCAATGCTGGATCTCGTGGCCATTGAGGGTTAAATAAATGTCACCATCAGTGTTGGCCTCACTCCCTCCTCCCCTTCTGGTGTCAAAGTAAGTGATTGACAGCTGACCATGCGTTGCCATTGGCAGGAACAAGATCACCATGATCGCCGAGCCCTTGGAGAAAGGGCTGGCCGAGGATATCGAGAACGAGGTGGTGCAGATCACTTGGAACAGGTATgatggcggccatcttgcagCTTGCGCACATCCAATCAGCACGCGTTGAATTAAAACAGCTGAGTCGTACGGCAAGACTTTTGCGTAACGGCTCCCGAGACGGCGCCATATTTCTCTTTTATCCCTCAGTTGGCGGCTGACAAATGCGCAGGCACGCAGGAGTGACCGTTTGGTCTTTTAATTAAATGTCATGATGGAAAAATGCGGCACAGTCACTTGTACGTCAGATACTCAAAAAACGACTTCATTTCTTTGGAATTTTTAAGTGGCGTGCCACAGCCTGCTGACTTTTAATCCAGccgagtgtattttttttcctggaattAAATTGAATTCAATGATTTGTTTTATGGGGCATTTCTCTTGTGGAATATTTGGACAGAAAATAAAAGATGTGCTGTGTTTGGTGAAAAGAACGTTGGAGCTTTTTATAAGAGCCTCCTCGCTATTGATCGGATCACTTACGCTAATTGAAAATGCTCTGAAAGCACACATGAGATTTGGAATCCCTATGGTACaaagtgtgtgtgcttgtgtgtgtttatgtgtgtgcccGTGCAGGTGCGACGCCACCGCAAACGCGACACTTCACACCCCATTAGACCGAAACGCTTCCTCTtccattaacccctaatcaactAATCTCCTTTATGTTGCAGCTGACACTTGAGGCAAAGCACCTTTCTTAACCACTTCCTCTCTTCTCCTCCTTCAGGAAGAGGTTGGGTGATTTCTTCCAGGCAAAGTACGACTGGGATCTGCTGGCCGCCAGGTCCATCTGGGCCTTCGGACCCGACACGACGGGGCCCAACATCCTGGTGGACGACACGCTGCCCTCGGAGGTCAGAATTAACGTGGAAGCAAATGAGTCATAGTATTTATCAGATGTTGTGACaatgttgcaattttttttttttttttttgagtcaaTTCTTGTGCTTGACAGGTGGACAAGGCGCTGCTGGGCTCGGTGAAAGACAGTATCGTTCAGGGTTTCCAGTGGGGCACCAGGGAGGGGCCGCTTTGTGACGAGCGTAAGGACCATCTCGCTTTAAAGCCAACCAACCATGGAGATATTTTGGAGTCTTCAACATGGATGCCTTTGCGAATGTCTTTTTTGACCTTCTTCTCCCTCAGCCATCAGGAACGTCAAGTTCAAGATCCTGGACGCTGTCATTGCTCAGGAGCCACTGCACCGCGGAGGGGGCCAGGTCATCCCGACCGCCAGGAGGGTGGTGTACTCGGCTTTCCTCATGGTGAGCTCACCGACCCAACCCCCGCCCCAACCCGCTTTCCCGTCTGCCATTAGACTTTTCTTTAATGTTCCATTACCCTGATTACACTTTCCATTTCGCTGACGCTCGTTCTCCTTAATTGCACCCCCGTGACGTTTCTCGCTCACACTTTTTGGCCGGTCTCCTCGTTTCCTTTCGACCGTGTCACCTGTGTGTTCGCCGTGTGTTCACCGAGGTTGTTGTGGTTCTTTTTGTGTACGTTGCAGGCCACCCCGAGGTTGATGGAGCCGTACTACTTTGTGGAGGTTCAGGCGCCGGCCGATTGCGTCTCCGCTGTCTACACGGTGCTCGCCCGGAGGAGGTCGGTGTCCGTCCCGAGCACTTTGAACCGCAGAGCCGGGATTCACTCCGTTGTCATTTTACAGAGGCCACGTCACGCAAGACGCACCCATCCCGGGTTCTCCCCTCTACACCATCAAGGCCTTCATCCCGGCCATTGACTCATTCGGCTTCGAGACCGACCTTCGCACGCACACTCAGGGGCAGGCCTTCGCTCTGTCTGTCTTTCACCACTGGCAGGTAGGAATTTGACAGCGAATCAATTTTGCGCCACACGTGTAGTGAAGACGTGAATGTCAGCTTCGCTCCATCAGTCTCAAACAGCAGCGAACTGAAGCGGCAATGTACGCAGAAGCAGCCAACAAAAATCCACCGCGCTGTCCGCAGCTCGGTCTCAATCACCGCTGATGCGCAGCAAGTGTTGAGTCATTAAGATTTAAGCCCCGTCTCGGGCTGCCATGTCCGACATGTGTTTGAGCGCGCTCTCAGCGGCTGTCGCCCAACGTTAAGCTCCACTTAGATGAGATGAGCGCTTATTATGGCAAAGTCCTTCATCGGGAAACCGCGTCGACGGCGCCATGTTAGCACCTGAACGCCTCCGTAGCAGCGTGCGGTAATACAAACCGCTTATGATGTTCACTTGAAAGCTTACAATCCAAAATTTGATGGATGTTTGTTCTTCCAGTCAAATATGAGCATTCTTTCGCCACAATTCATGTTTTAATGTTCTATAAATAACACCGTCCCGGAGGAATGATTTATCCCCCCAAGCCGCGAGCCGGTGTCCTTGTCCCTCGTGGATCCGCCCGATGGCCTCCAGCAGCCACTCACATCATCGCTAGCTAGCATAATGACATATTTACTTACTCGGCGTCCATCTTTGCCACCGCCACAACGTTGACCAGAACAGACTGACCGGTATTGATTCAGCTTCCCCTGGACGACACTTTGTTTGCCCCATTAAACTGGTTAGTGCGCTGGTGGTCTGCCAGTGCCGGCTTGTAATCGATGTCAACTTACTGTTCCGTCCATCTGTTGATTTGCCTTCAGCCTCTCGAGTGACGGTTTCCTCCCCATGTGTTGTCTCATCCTGAGGCCAGGAAACTCGTCTTCAGTTTTTTCCTGACTTACTTGCGAGATAATCACTCAGTCATTTAGGTCGTCAACTCCGATAGTACACCTCATAATTTAAAAAGCCAATTTATGGACAGAGGAAGTTTTACAGGAAAACAAGAAGAAGGCTCATGGGAAAGAAAGTCTTACCTGACAATGCGGCTCATGACGTGCTTGTGGTTCGCGCGATTCATCAGCCAAATCagcttgggggtggggggggggatcgtGCTTAACCTGCCAACGTTGCATCGATGCCAACGTTGGTCACACGTCTTGCGTCCATCATTGTGATGGATGCGCTCCTGAGTCAGTGGCAGCGGCGCCACACACTCACCAATGAATCAGATGAgaagcagataaaaaaaaaaaaaacaccaaaaaaataaaaggtgtcCACTCAGCAGGACCGCCAAGCATCTTTCGCATTTgacggattgtttttttttttcttcttctctcagCTTGATACAAATGAGAAATTTTTCAAGTGGACCACGCAAATGTATCTTGCGGACATGCTTCTTGGGCAAGACTGAAATTGTCATCATCTTTGTCCTGTGATATGTGTGAATTTGTTTCCGTGAGGAAAATTGATTTGGAAGCTTGGTAGATTGTTTTTCAGCGCTTGGTTCACACAACAAAATTAAACTCGTGACTCAAGGGAGCAGCGAAGTTCAAAAGTTGTAACGTGTTCTCCAGATTGTTCCCGGCGACCCGCTGGACAAAAGCATCGTAATAAGACCCCTGGAACCTCAGCCTGCCCCCCACCTGGCTAGAGAGTTCATGATCAAGACCCGACGGCGCAAGGTCAGCCTCTTCTCCTTCTTTCTGTTGCCCCCTACTCCCCCCCGCCTTTCACAACTGACACTTTGTATCATTTGTGTGGCAGGGTTTAAGCGAGGACGTAAGCATCAGCAAGTTTTTCGACGATCCTATGTTGTTGGAGTTGGCCAAACAGGATGTGGTGCTAAATTATCCCATGTGAGTGCAACTACACTGCggcaaaaacgtttttttttgttttaaatacacaaatcAATGTACATCCTGGTAAATATACATTCATCGTGGTTCTTAGTATTTCGATAAAACTGTTGTTGTAGAATACACAGAAACAcccaaaaaacgtttttttaagAATATGCTGTTGATTTGAAtaataaaaattcaaataaaaatctTTGTACttgaattttgtttgttttcacccCCAACAAAATCTCTTTCTTGATGTCAGGTTGTAAGCACATCAAAGTCGCACATCAAAGTCGCTAAATCAACTTTACAACGTCTTATTCTGTATAACCACAACAAATAttcacaaagaaagaaaaaaaaaaaaagaacaaactaaACATTTAGCGACAGTTGCTGGTCAGCAGACCTCTCCGGCTAAAAACTTTTCAACCGAATGTCACGAGGTCGCGTCCGCGGCGACGTTTGCGGTGATCTGCGTGTCGGCTCGTGACACTGTGTGGGCCGTGACTGATGGACAGGCTGACGAATGAGTGGAGGCAGGCGCGGACCAGGCCAAAGTTGAGAAGAAAATACAAGAGTGATGCAACATGACAGTGAAGACACGGAGGCGACACGACTTGCAATGTACATATAAATATTGATACTTTGTTTTGGAGTCCTTTTAAAATGTGAGCTACAGAGCTACTGTCCACTTAACCGGGTTGTCCACTAAAGACTTGCCATCGTCTGAAGGCACGTGATGCTGATGGCTGGACTTGTTTACACGCCTTTGAGAAGGTGTTAGAGCGACTCAGTCTATCACTTTAGACTACCACCATGACACCCCACGATCCTATCGGTGGCTGAGATAGACTAGCTGGAGACATTTTTATACAAAACAAGAATCCATCCAATCATCAAGCCACGAAACAAATTAAACTCAAGGCACCACCGTATGTCTTTGAGGGCCCTTCACCCTAAAcagaaaatggctgacttcagcTGACGTGACCCCGTCACTCGTCCTCCTCCAGCACTCTGGCGTGAGTCGTGGCCCGTTCCCGGCCGCGGGCCACGAGACGGATGGCGGCGGTTCTTGCCGGTCTGAACATTGAAGGGCCCCGAGCGCTTGTTACAATCTGTGGTCCCATGCGGTGCTAAATATAGACCATGGGTTGAGAAAGACAGATTCTTATGGTGTGTTCAGGGCCAAGATGGACCCCTTTATCCATCTGCTCTCCACCACCTCATCAGTCTTCTTTTTTACACATCTTTTACCTCTCCATGTACTCCTTACATACATACTTACTTTATGGAGCAGCATGTGATAGTATTCAAGAatctttatctatctatctatctatctatctatctatctatctatctatctatctatctatctatctatctatctatctatctatctatctatctatctatctatctatctatctatctatctatctatctatctatctatcaaatAATTTTCAAATATAATCATTTTCGGGGTCTCTGTTCCTTTATTAATCAGATGCTGAATGATCGGGAGCGCGCACGTTCACTGATGCGCACGCGCCACGCTCGTTCTCACCAAGATGCGCGCATGCTTACGAGAGACCCCACACCACCCGACCCTCCTCAGCTGTCACTCAAGAGCGGACCAAGGGTTCGGCTGCTGTACTTCCACGCGGTGGAATCTCCAGAAAAATAGGAACTGAGGATCAAAGCCACCCCGCCTCCCTGCCCAGCCCCTCCCCGGGATCCGAGCGCTGCTCTGCGGTGATCAACAGATCGGCGAGTCGGGGTTCCGCGGAGGA encodes the following:
- the eftud2 gene encoding 116 kDa U5 small nuclear ribonucleoprotein component, encoding MEADLYDEFGNYIGPELDSDDDDENDLDAEDRDGDEGNVEDDDEPADADEDVPGMEVVLHEDKKYYPTAEEVYGPEVETIVQEEDMQPLTEPIIKPVRHKQFTLMEQELPTTVYDMEFLADLMDSPELIRNVTLCGHLHHGKTCFVDCLIEQTHPEIRKRDDIDLRYTDILFTEQERGVGIKSTPVTMVLPDSRGKSYLLNIMDTPGHVNFSDEVTSSIRISDGIVLFIDAAEGVMLNTERLIKHAVQERMAITICINKVDRLIVELKLPPTDAYYKLRHIVDEVNGLLNTYSTDENLVVSPLLGNVCFASSQYSICFTLGSFAKIYADTYGDVNYTEFSKRLWGDIYFNPKTHKFTKKAPTSNSQRSFVEFVLEPLYKILSQVVGDVDTSLPRVLDELGVHLSKEELKLNIRPLLRLVCNRFFGDFTGLVDMCVQHIPSPQEGARNKIEHTYTGGLDSDLGEAMAECDPEGPLMCHTTKMYSTEDGVQFHAFGRVLSGTIQAGQPVKVLGENYTLEDEEDSQVCTVGRLWISVARYQIEVNRVPAGNWVLIEGCDQPIVKTATITEPRGNEEAQIFRPLKFNTASVIKIAVEPVNPSELPKMLDGLRKVNKSYPSLTTKVEESGEHVILGTGELYLDCVMHDLRKMYSEIDIKVADPVVTFCETVVETSSLKCFAETPNKKNKITMIAEPLEKGLAEDIENEVVQITWNRKRLGDFFQAKYDWDLLAARSIWAFGPDTTGPNILVDDTLPSEVDKALLGSVKDSIVQGFQWGTREGPLCDEPIRNVKFKILDAVIAQEPLHRGGGQVIPTARRVVYSAFLMATPRLMEPYYFVEVQAPADCVSAVYTVLARRRGHVTQDAPIPGSPLYTIKAFIPAIDSFGFETDLRTHTQGQAFALSVFHHWQIVPGDPLDKSIVIRPLEPQPAPHLAREFMIKTRRRKGLSEDVSISKFFDDPMLLELAKQDVVLNYPM